Proteins encoded together in one Candidatus Polarisedimenticolaceae bacterium window:
- a CDS encoding class I SAM-dependent methyltransferase, translating into MTEDKLSQAVGRALEARRLVLEGSRDAAVRLFDGFREGWPGLVVDLYARTLVLYDRDASEERAGRVAALVASRVPGVRAAIRKARHGRDPAERNGLPIPGFDGAPDREVVEHGVRYAIELTLNRDASFYLDTRELRRLLKAELAGARVLNAFAYTGSLGVAARAAPAAEVIHLDRTRRFLEVARASYALNGFEVRRRDFRARDFFVEAASLRREGALFDAVIVDPPFFSTDARGTVDLERGMERLLNKVRPLVADGGRIFAVNNGLFVPGAAYLAALEGIGRDGYVTLESIVPVPDDVLGPARSGPVPYPADPAPFAHPTKIAVLRVRRKDARGAGRT; encoded by the coding sequence ATGACGGAGGACAAGCTCTCCCAAGCGGTCGGACGGGCCCTGGAGGCCCGTCGCCTCGTCCTCGAGGGGTCGAGGGACGCCGCGGTGCGGCTGTTCGACGGTTTCCGCGAGGGCTGGCCCGGCCTCGTCGTCGATCTGTACGCACGGACGCTGGTCCTGTACGACCGCGATGCGTCCGAGGAACGGGCCGGCCGCGTGGCGGCGCTCGTCGCATCCCGGGTTCCCGGCGTGAGGGCGGCGATCCGCAAGGCCCGCCACGGCCGGGACCCCGCGGAGCGGAACGGGCTCCCGATCCCCGGGTTCGATGGGGCCCCCGACCGCGAGGTCGTCGAGCACGGCGTCCGGTACGCGATCGAGCTGACCCTCAACCGGGACGCGAGCTTCTACCTCGACACCCGCGAGCTGCGCCGGCTGCTGAAGGCGGAACTCGCCGGGGCGCGGGTGCTCAACGCCTTCGCCTACACCGGAAGCCTCGGGGTCGCCGCGCGCGCCGCTCCCGCCGCCGAGGTGATCCACCTCGACCGCACGCGCCGCTTTCTCGAGGTGGCGCGGGCGTCGTACGCCCTGAACGGCTTCGAGGTCCGCCGGCGCGATTTCCGGGCGCGCGACTTCTTCGTGGAGGCCGCCTCGCTCCGGCGCGAAGGGGCGCTGTTCGACGCCGTGATCGTCGACCCGCCGTTCTTCTCGACCGACGCGCGCGGGACCGTCGATCTCGAGCGGGGGATGGAGCGGCTGCTCAACAAGGTCCGGCCGCTCGTCGCCGACGGCGGCCGGATCTTCGCGGTGAACAACGGCCTGTTCGTCCCCGGCGCCGCGTACCTCGCCGCCCTCGAGGGAATCGGGCGCGACGGGTACGTGACCCTCGAGTCGATCGTGCCGGTTCCCGACGACGTCCTCGGCCCCGCGCGGTCCGGCCCGGTCCCGTACCCCGCCGATCCCGCGCCCTTCGCGCACCCGACGAAGATCGCGGTCCTCCGCGTCCGGCGGAAGGACGCGCGGGGGGCGGGACGGACGTAG
- a CDS encoding endonuclease/exonuclease/phosphatase family protein, translating into MRLRVLTYNIHRAIGVDRRFRLDRIAEIVAHHDPDVAILQEVDDGAPRSGHINLAAELALLLGYPHLAVGHNVRLRQGRYGNATLSRHPIVRERNIDLTIGGRKRRGCLHATIRVLPTHGAPRDVEVFNLHLGLSARERDLQVAALAHAREFSALDPQRPCVLAGDFNDWRNLLRAAFVSVLGMRCATERAPDGRRCLRTYPSFSPTGGLDRVYVRGPLRVLAARTCRLRASRVASDHLPVIVDLGWTAAAGARVLD; encoded by the coding sequence ATGCGCCTGCGGGTGCTGACCTACAACATCCACCGCGCCATCGGCGTCGACCGGCGGTTCCGGCTCGACCGCATCGCGGAGATCGTCGCGCACCACGACCCGGACGTCGCGATCCTCCAGGAGGTCGACGACGGCGCCCCCCGCTCCGGACACATCAACCTCGCCGCGGAGCTGGCCCTGCTCCTGGGCTACCCGCACCTCGCGGTCGGGCACAACGTGCGACTGCGCCAGGGCCGGTACGGGAACGCGACGCTCTCCCGGCATCCGATCGTGCGCGAGCGGAACATCGACCTGACGATCGGGGGTCGGAAGCGACGCGGATGCCTTCACGCGACGATCCGCGTGTTGCCCACGCACGGCGCGCCCCGCGACGTCGAGGTCTTCAATCTCCACCTCGGCCTGTCCGCCCGCGAGCGCGACCTGCAGGTCGCGGCGCTCGCGCACGCCCGCGAGTTCTCCGCCCTCGACCCGCAGCGCCCCTGCGTCCTGGCCGGGGACTTCAACGACTGGCGGAACCTGCTCCGCGCCGCGTTCGTGAGCGTGCTCGGCATGCGGTGCGCCACGGAGCGCGCACCGGACGGGCGGCGCTGCCTGCGCACGTACCCGTCGTTCTCCCCCACGGGCGGGCTCGACCGCGTGTACGTCCGGGGGCCGCTCCGCGTCCTCGCCGCGAGGACCTGCCGACTGCGGGCCTCGAGGGTGGCGAGCGATCACCTGCCGGTCATCGTCGACCTCGGATGGACCGCCGCGGCGGGCGCGAGAGTCCTCGACTGA
- the ppk1 gene encoding polyphosphate kinase 1: MDAPPVGIGPDQPEAYFNRELSWLAFAARVLALVEDPELPLLERVKFAGIMGMLHDEFFMKRVSGLKKLVQKGSRRRSLDGRTPEEELAACRDEILRQTATLDLRVLDELRPALEDAGIPLYDHDALDASAREHVRRYFVASVMPILTPLAVDAEHPFPFISNLGLNLAVQLPEPGTARTRFVRVKVPNNRPRFIPLPRAGFVPLEQVIAANLDLVFPSHPPESVHLFRVTRGAEGERDGRADVGLDDDLLEPGRIVRLVADDLKARKFAGVVRLQVEPGMPQALADWLCAQLRVGPQDVFVQRHFLGLSDLLQLDVSDRPDLHLPPHRPVAHPRLAELATASPEAFFDEIRRGDVFLHHPYQSFDSSVLRFLESAAVDPDVLAIKLTIYRTSKDSPIVRALAEAARRGKQVAVLVEITARFDEAPNIAWGQFLENEGVHVAYGVERLKTHVKAALVIREEGGELRRYAHLGTGNYHTGTARLYEDVGVLTCEPEVCDDVARIFNELTGASSTAAYRRLLVAPTFMRDAFVSRMRREAEHARAGRPSGIFAKLNQLQDREVMRELYATSRAGVPIDLVVRGLCCLRPGVPGLSETVRVWSVVGRFLEHSRIYRFENGGDPEYLIGSADWMKRNLENRVETIVPLADPEVRREVEAIIETYRRDNASAWDCRPDGSYVRRRPAAGETRIAVQDALAARARDRRSAGPGIPIPAV, encoded by the coding sequence ATGGACGCGCCGCCGGTCGGCATCGGTCCCGACCAGCCCGAAGCGTACTTCAATCGAGAGTTGAGCTGGCTGGCTTTCGCCGCGCGCGTGCTCGCGCTCGTCGAAGACCCCGAGCTGCCTCTGCTGGAGAGGGTCAAGTTCGCGGGGATCATGGGGATGCTCCACGACGAGTTCTTCATGAAGCGCGTCAGCGGCCTCAAGAAGCTCGTGCAGAAGGGCTCGCGGCGCCGGTCGCTCGACGGCAGGACCCCCGAGGAGGAGCTGGCGGCATGCCGCGACGAGATCCTCCGCCAGACCGCCACGCTCGATCTGCGCGTGCTCGACGAGTTGCGTCCCGCGCTCGAGGACGCCGGAATCCCGCTGTACGATCACGACGCGCTCGACGCTTCGGCGCGCGAGCACGTGCGCCGATACTTCGTCGCGTCGGTGATGCCGATCCTGACGCCGCTCGCGGTCGACGCCGAGCACCCCTTTCCGTTCATCAGCAACCTCGGGCTCAACCTCGCCGTGCAGCTGCCGGAGCCGGGCACCGCACGCACCCGGTTCGTTCGGGTCAAGGTGCCGAACAACCGACCGCGCTTCATCCCTCTCCCCCGCGCGGGTTTCGTTCCCTTGGAGCAGGTGATCGCGGCGAACCTGGACCTCGTGTTCCCGTCGCACCCCCCCGAGAGCGTCCACCTGTTCCGCGTGACGCGTGGAGCGGAGGGCGAGCGCGACGGTCGGGCCGACGTCGGCCTGGACGACGACCTGCTCGAGCCCGGCCGCATCGTCCGCCTGGTCGCCGACGATCTCAAGGCGAGGAAGTTCGCGGGGGTGGTCCGGCTGCAGGTCGAGCCCGGCATGCCGCAGGCGCTCGCCGACTGGCTCTGCGCCCAGCTGCGGGTCGGGCCCCAGGACGTCTTCGTGCAGCGCCACTTCCTGGGATTGAGCGACCTCCTCCAACTCGACGTGTCGGACCGCCCGGACCTGCACCTGCCGCCCCACCGTCCCGTCGCGCACCCGCGGCTCGCGGAGCTCGCGACGGCGAGCCCGGAGGCGTTCTTCGACGAGATCCGCCGCGGAGACGTGTTCCTCCACCACCCTTACCAGAGCTTCGACTCCTCCGTGCTGCGTTTCCTGGAGTCGGCGGCGGTCGATCCCGACGTGCTCGCGATCAAGCTCACGATCTACCGCACGAGCAAGGACTCCCCGATCGTGCGCGCACTCGCGGAGGCGGCGCGGCGGGGCAAGCAGGTGGCCGTGCTCGTCGAGATCACCGCGCGATTCGACGAGGCCCCGAACATCGCCTGGGGGCAGTTCCTCGAGAACGAGGGGGTCCACGTCGCCTACGGCGTCGAGCGCCTGAAGACCCACGTGAAGGCGGCGCTCGTGATTCGCGAGGAGGGGGGAGAGCTTCGCCGCTACGCCCACCTGGGCACCGGCAACTACCACACGGGAACGGCCCGACTCTACGAGGACGTCGGCGTGCTCACGTGCGAGCCCGAGGTGTGCGACGACGTGGCGCGCATCTTCAACGAGCTCACCGGCGCGTCCTCGACCGCCGCCTATCGCCGCCTGCTCGTGGCCCCCACCTTCATGCGTGACGCGTTCGTGTCCCGCATGCGTCGCGAGGCGGAGCACGCGCGGGCCGGACGGCCTTCGGGGATCTTCGCCAAATTGAACCAGCTGCAGGATCGCGAGGTGATGCGCGAGCTCTACGCGACGAGCCGGGCGGGGGTTCCGATCGACCTCGTCGTCCGGGGCCTGTGCTGCCTGAGGCCCGGTGTGCCCGGGCTCTCCGAGACGGTGAGGGTCTGGAGCGTGGTCGGCCGGTTCCTCGAGCACAGCCGGATCTACCGGTTCGAGAACGGAGGCGATCCGGAGTACCTGATCGGCTCGGCGGACTGGATGAAACGCAATCTCGAGAACCGGGTCGAGACGATCGTCCCGCTGGCCGATCCCGAGGTGCGGCGCGAGGTGGAGGCGATCATCGAGACCTACCGTCGGGACAACGCGTCCGCCTGGGACTGCCGCCCCGACGGCTCCTACGTCCGTCGTCGCCCCGCGGCGGGAGAAACCCGCATCGCGGTGCAGGACGCGCTGGCCGCCCGAGCCCGCGACCGACGGTCCGCGGGGCCGGGGATCCCGATCCCGGCGGTCTGA